A portion of the Doryrhamphus excisus isolate RoL2022-K1 chromosome 20, RoL_Dexc_1.0, whole genome shotgun sequence genome contains these proteins:
- the fhip2a gene encoding protein FAM160B1, producing the protein MPGSLYESSNLDQGGNRKKKIEEFSRSSREKLVQSKNRMFSKFTSILQHAVEALAPSLPLQEDFVYHWKAITHYYIETSDDKAPVTDTNIPSHLEQMLDILSQEEGERESGETGPCMEYLLHHKILETLYTLGKADCPPGMKQQVLTFYTKLLAHIRQPLLPHINVHRPVQKLVRLCGDVLAAPTENEEIQFLCIVCAKLKQDPYLVNFFLENKSRRNETKNPGGADGEKENTLAPDTGQENAACSEETQAASCSSSPTNNNNNNNYNLVTSLLNLTKSPDGRIVVKACEGLMLLVSLPEPAAARCLTENTELCELLTERLVTLYKALPPSMDPLDIETVESINWGLDVYNVKEDAAVFAGKRPLISFLSWLDYCDQLIKEAQKSAASVMAKAVRERFFTSVMEPQLMQTSEVGILTSTAMLNRIIRQVTSEALLREMVYFLLGEDTEAETPAAVAQNPLRHRLIEHCDHLSDEISIMTLRLFEQLIQKPDQHILHSLVLRNLEERNYLENKPPEEREPIENGQPHDSVDLEEDPLFGDDLSPDSRLSGSDWLSTSPSQSPDHSKSEGKTEVHKIVNSFLCLVPDEAKSSYQVEGSGYDTYLRDAHRQFRDYCGVCHRWDWRGTPKPFEKCDLELPFFEGHFLKVLFDRMGRILDQPYDVNLQVTAVLSKLSLLPHPHLHEYLLDPYINLAPGCRSLFSVIVRVVGDLMLRIQRIPDFTPKLLLVRKRLLGLEPEGINVDHMTLLEGVIVLEEFCKELAAIAFVKYHATAASSP; encoded by the exons ATGCCGG GGTCATTGTATGAAAGCTCCAACCTGGATCAAGGCggaaacaggaagaagaagataGAGGAATTCTCTAGGTCTTCTCGGGAGAAATTAGTCCAGTCGAAGAACAGGATGTTCTCCAAATTTACATCCATTCTCCAGCATGCCGTGGAAGCG CTCGCCCCCTCGCTGCCGCTGCAGGAGGACTTTGTCTATCACTGGAAGGCCATTACACATTATTACATTGAGACTTCAG ATGACAAAGCTCCAGTTACCGACACCAACATCCCATCCCACCTGGAACAGATGCTTGACATTCTGAGTCAGGAGGAAGGGGAACGGGAGTCTGGAGAGACAGGACCCTGCATGGAGTATCTTCTACACCATAAGATCCTGGAGACTCTTTACACTTTGGGCAAAGCAGAT TGTCCTCCAGGAATGAAGCAGCAGGTTCTGACATTCTACACAAAGCTGCTTGCACACATCCGTCAGCCTCTCCTGCCACATATCAATGTTCACAGACCAGTTCAG AAACTGGTCCGTTTATGTGGGGACGTACTTGCTGCTCCGACAGAAAATGAGGAGATTCAGTTTCTCTGTATAGTTTGTGCCAAACTGAAGCAGGATCCATATCTTGTCAACTTCTTTCTGGAG AACAAGTCCAGAAGAAATGAGACAAAGAATCCTGGCGGGGCGGATGGTGAGAAGGAGAACACGTTGGCTCCAGACACGGGTCAAGAAAATGCAGCCTGCAGTGAGGAGACGCAAGCTGCTTCCTGCAGCTCTAGTccaaccaacaacaacaacaataacaattataatCTAGTTACCTCCCTGCTCAACCTCACAAAGAGCCCT GATGGCAGGATTGTGGTGAAGGCTTGTGAAGGCCTTATGCTGCTGGTCAGTTTACCAGAACCTGCCGCTGCCAGGTGTTTAACTGAGAACACAGAGCTCTGTGAGCTTCTAACCGAGAGGCTGGTCACCCTCTACAAAGCCCTTCCACCATCCATGGACCCTTTGGACATCGAGACGGTGGAGTCTATTAACTGGGG TCTTGATGTATATAACGTGAAGGAGGATGCTGCAGTGTTTGCAGGGAAGAGGCCTCTCATCTCCTTCCTCTCTTGGCTGGATTACTGTGACCAGCTTATCAAAGAGGCTCAGAAG TCAGCGGCCTCTGTGATGGCCAAGGCAGTGCGAGAAAGATTCTTTACGTCTGTGATGGAGCCGCAGCTTATGCAAAC GTCTGAAGTGGGCATCCTGACATCAACAGCCATGCTGAACAGAATCATCAGGCAGGTGACGTCAGAGGCGCTACTGCGGGAGATGGTGTACTTCCTGTTGGGAGAGGACACCGAAGCTGAGACTCCTGCTGCTGTTGCTCAGAATCCACTCAGGCATAGACTCATCGAGCACTGTGACCACCTGTCAGATGAG ATTAGCATCATGACACTGCGGCTCTTTGAGCAGCTCATCCAGAAGCCCGACCAGCACATCCTACACAGTTTAGTGCTGCGTAACCTGGAGGAGAGGAACTACCTGGAGAACAAACCACCGGAGGAACGAGAACCCATTGAAAATGGCCAGCCTCATGATTCTGT TGACCTTGAAGAGGATCCACTCTTTGGTGATGACCTCTCTCCAGATAGCAGACTCTCTGGTTCTGATTGGCTCAGCACCTCACCGTCCCAAAGTCCAGACCACTCAAAGTCTGAAGGGAAAACTGAAGTCCACAAGATTGTCAACAG TTTCTTGTGTTTGGTACCCGATGAGGCGAAGTCATCGTACCAGGTGGAAGGCAGTGGCTATGACACCTACCTCAGAGATGCACATAGACAG TTCCGAGATTACTGTGGAGTGTGTCATCGCTGGGACTGGAGAGGAACACCAAaaccttttgaaaaatgtgacttaGAACTCCCATTTTTTGAGGGCCACTTCCTGAAGGTCCTCTTTGATCGGATGGGTCGCATTTTAGATCAG CCCTATGACGTCAACCTACAGGTGACTGCAGTTCTGTCCAAACTGTCTTTGTTGCCGCACCCCCACCTGCACGAGTACCTGCTGGACCCCTACATCAACCTGGCTCCCGGGTGCAGGTCTTTGTTCTCCGTCATCGTCAGG GTGGTTGGGGACCTCATGTTGAGGATTCAGCGCATCCCAGACTTCACCCCCAAACTCCTGCTGGTGAGGAAGAGATTGTTGGGCCTGGAGCCAGAGGGCATCAA TGTGGACCACATGACTCTGTTGGAGGGGGTGATCGTGCTGGAGGAGTTCTGCAAAGAGCTGGCAGCCATCGCCTTTGTCAAATACCACGCAACCGCCGCCTCCTCGCCGTAG